A stretch of DNA from Streptomyces spiramyceticus:
CGGGCTGACACGGCTGGCGACGAGCAGGATGCCGTCGTCTTCGACACCTTCATCGTCGGCTTCCCGGAGTGCGGCAAGCGGGTCGGCGACCTGCTGGATGCTGCTGGTGCCGATGGCATGCAGGGCGTTTTGAGGCTGGAGTGGGGTGAAGGTGTAGGACCATCCGCCGAAGTATGCGGTGAGCGTGCCTATGTCCACGCGGGTCCTTCCAGGAATGAGAACGGCGCTACCCCGATCAGCTGGGGTAGCGCCGTCATTCTTGCAGGTCGGACCAGCGTTTAGAAGTTGACGATCTGCACGTAGAAACGATCGTTGTAGTCCGCAGGAAGCGTGTCGTCCCACGCGAGGATGCGGTGGTTCCGCATGTAGACCATCAGAGTCTGCCCAGCGGACCCGTTCTGCGACCCGTTGACCGCACGGACGGAGAAGTCCCAGTCAGGGTTGGCGGCGCCTTCCAGGGTGGTGCGGAACGGGTACTCGTCGCACTCCTCACCGTTGGCCGTGTCAGGCCGAAGCGACAGCGGAAGCCCGGTGCTGGAGTAGTCGCCGGTCGAGGTGCAGGCAGCGTCCTTGTGCGAGGTGTTCGCGTTCAGCTCGTCCAGGTGGAAGTCCTTGTGGATCCGGTGCAGACCAGGAGCCATATAGTCCATCAGGTACTCGCCCGGGAACTTCTTCGCTGTCGTGCTGGTCGGATAGGTGCTGTCCGGATTGTTCTGGGTGATGTAGATGTGGTCGGCGACTTCCTTGTGGGGGGAGTCCGGTGCGGTCGAGTACATCATCCGCGGGATGGTCTCCAGGAACACGCAGCCTTCGGGCCAGTCCGGGTAGATGTAGTAGGCGGAGTCGCAGCGGATGATTCGCTTGGCTGCCGAGGCCTTGTTGATGGTCTGGTATTCGCCGGTGTCGGTGTAGATCTGCACGTGCGACTGGTGGGCGGCCTGCTTGTCGCGTCCGTAGCCCTGGGTGGCGTCGCTGTTGATGTTCCAGTAGTACCAGGTGTCGATGCTGTCCCAGTTCTCCCACGTCAGCGTGATAGGAGGCTGGGTTGCTGAGCAGCCGGATCCAGTGCCGAAGCAGTTACCAACAACGGTCAGGTCGATACCGGGAGCGGTCCAGATGTCGTCGTACAGACCCCACTGGTAGTCGACGGAGCCGGGTTCCATCTTGGCGAAGATCCGCATGGAGCGGGCAGTGTTGTACTGCTGCTGGAAGAACTTCATCTTGCCGGTCGTGGTGCCCACGTGCTCCCGGTGGCTGATTGGTGCTGATCTTGTAGTAGTCGACGGTGATCGTCATGCGGGAGCAGGAGGAGAAGCGGTCGATCACAGCGTCGAAGTCCGCGGTGCCGCCGAAGCAGGCTGTCTCCAGTGCGGCCGGCGGGACTGTTCCGACGGGGTAGCCGACAGTGCTCTCGTTCAGGTCGTACAGTGCCGTCGGGCTCATGGTGATCTTGTCGCCGCTGCTGGTGGTCGCAGTCTTGAGGTCATCTCATTTGGGTTGTTGAGTAGTCTGTCGGTCGTGGTGGGGATCGTTGAGCGGCTGGTGCCGGATGAGTTGTGGGAGCTGTTCCAGCGGGTGGTGCCGGAGGCGCCCACGCGGCCTCAGGGCGGCGGCCGACGCCGGCATGGTGACCGGGATGTGCTGGCTGCGATCGTGTTCGTGGCCACGTCGGGCTGCACGTGGCAGCAGTTGCCGTCCGCGTCGTTCGGGCCGTCCGGGGCCACGGCCCACCGGCGCTTCTCTGAGTGGACGAAGGCCCGGGTGTGGGCCAAGCTCCACCGCCTGGTTCTCGACGAACTCGGCTCCCGAGGGGAGTTGGACTGGTCCCGCTGCGCGATCGACTCGGTGAACATGCGGGCCGTGAAAAGGGGGACCTGACAGGTCCGAATCCTGTGGACCGGGGCAAGTACGGGTCGAAGATCCACTTGATCACCGAGCGGACCGGTCTGCCCCTCTCTGTCGGAATCTCGGGGGCGAACCTGCATGACAGCCAA
This window harbors:
- a CDS encoding NucA/NucB deoxyribonuclease domain-containing protein, translated to MGTTTGKMKFFQQQYNTARSMRIFAKMEPGSVDYQWGLYDDIWTAPGIDLTVVGNCFGTGSGCSATQPPITLTWENWDSIDTWYYWNINSDATQGYGRDKQAAHQSHVQIYTDTGEYQTINKASAAKRIIRCDSAYYIYPDWPEGCVFLETIPRMMYSTAPDSPHKEVADHIYITQNNPDSTYPTSTTAKKFPGEYLMDYMAPGLHRIHKDFHLDELNANTSHKDAACTSTGDYSSTGLPLSLRPDTANGEECDEYPFRTTLEGAANPDWDFSVRAVNGSQNGSAGQTLMVYMRNHRILAWDDTLPADYNDRFYVQIVNF
- a CDS encoding IS5 family transposase (programmed frameshift), giving the protein MVERLVPDELWELFQRVVPEAPTRPQGGGRRRHGDRDVLAAIVFVATSGCTWQQLPSASFGPSGATAHRRFSEWTKARVWAKLHRLVLDELGSRGELDWSRCAIDSVNMRAVKKGDLTGPNPVDRGKYGSKIHLITERTGLPLSVGISGANLHDSQALIPLVKGIPPIRSRRGRRRRKPDKLHADKGYDYSHLRRWLRGRGITHRIARKGIETSQRLGRHRWTIERTMAWLAGCRRLHRRYERKAEHFLAFTSIACTLICYRRLAK